In Pseudonocardia sp. C8, one genomic interval encodes:
- the mbhE gene encoding hydrogen gas-evolving membrane-bound hydrogenase subunit E produces MLAVVAAHLGLALCLPALARYDRRLAFGAGAALLAATLVWALTQWSEALGPGVTEVVAWAPELGLSLSLRMDALALAMIVLVSGVGALIMVYAAWYFGPRSRDAPRSAALLVTFAGTMLGLVLADDLLTLYVFWELTSLASFLLVGQGGRYRENRRAAVQALVVTVSGGLAMLLGIVLLGGLSGTYAIPEITAAAHAGTLAPDRPLALAAALGLILLGALTKSAQVPFHPWLPYAMAAPTPISAYLHAASMVKAGVVLVARLGPAFAAFGVWWVPVTVLGCVTMVLGGWRALRQTDLKRLLAFGTVSQLGFLMVLFGTGSRVAALAGIAMLLAHGLFKAPLFMVVGAIDKACGTRDLRELCGLGRRRRGLAVLSTLAALSMAGLPPMLGFVGKEAAYEAFLLEGGVRGGLVLAVLVGGSLLTAAYTARFLWGAFSTKGSQPTGGDPVPPGLSGPAWLCALAGLAAGFAAPTVQELAAAYARPLPALGDPGAAQYTLALWHGVGPALLLSVVAVAGGLLLHRSGIPGSLHVRFPAPSAQRGYEAVVTGLERTAIAVTGRLQIGSLPVYLGCILAVLVALPGTMLLVGGAMPGNQQLFHSVMQVPVGLMVVVAALALTRARRRFTAVLLVGAVGYGIGGLFVIDGAPDLALAQFLVETLTLVAFVFVLRRLPAHFAEPDAGRRVRAPKVVTAACGGLLVAGMAVVLSGARTLPPSTTAPFVANAPEAGATNLISAILVDFRALDTIGEITVLLICAAGTAGLVLATRYDRRTDDARTGETVVNSGAGVPEHEKEVLG; encoded by the coding sequence GTGCTCGCCGTCGTCGCGGCCCATCTCGGCTTGGCGCTCTGCCTACCCGCACTCGCCCGCTACGACCGGCGGCTCGCCTTCGGCGCGGGTGCCGCCCTGCTGGCTGCGACCCTGGTCTGGGCGCTGACGCAGTGGTCCGAGGCGCTGGGTCCCGGCGTCACCGAGGTCGTCGCGTGGGCCCCCGAGCTCGGGCTGTCGCTGAGCCTGCGGATGGACGCGCTCGCCCTGGCGATGATCGTCCTGGTGTCCGGGGTCGGTGCCCTGATCATGGTGTACGCGGCCTGGTACTTCGGGCCGCGGTCGCGGGACGCGCCGCGGTCCGCCGCCCTGCTCGTGACGTTCGCCGGGACGATGCTCGGCCTGGTCCTGGCCGACGACCTGCTCACCCTGTACGTGTTCTGGGAGCTGACGTCGCTGGCGTCGTTCCTGCTGGTCGGGCAGGGCGGCCGGTACCGGGAGAACCGGCGGGCCGCGGTCCAGGCCCTGGTCGTCACCGTGTCCGGCGGGCTGGCGATGCTGCTGGGGATCGTGCTGCTCGGCGGGCTCTCCGGGACCTACGCGATCCCGGAGATCACCGCCGCCGCGCACGCCGGCACCCTCGCACCGGACCGGCCGCTCGCGCTCGCGGCCGCGCTCGGGCTGATCCTGCTGGGGGCGCTGACCAAGTCGGCGCAGGTGCCGTTCCACCCCTGGCTGCCGTACGCGATGGCGGCCCCGACGCCGATCTCGGCGTACCTGCACGCCGCCTCGATGGTGAAGGCGGGGGTCGTGCTGGTGGCCCGGCTCGGCCCGGCGTTCGCGGCGTTCGGTGTGTGGTGGGTGCCGGTGACGGTGCTGGGGTGCGTGACGATGGTCCTCGGCGGGTGGCGGGCACTGCGCCAGACCGACCTCAAGCGGCTGCTCGCGTTCGGGACGGTCAGCCAGCTCGGCTTCCTGATGGTGCTCTTCGGCACCGGGTCCCGGGTCGCGGCGCTGGCCGGGATCGCGATGCTGCTGGCGCACGGGCTGTTCAAGGCCCCGCTGTTCATGGTGGTCGGCGCCATCGACAAGGCGTGCGGCACCCGGGACCTGCGCGAGCTGTGCGGGCTCGGGCGTCGCCGGCGTGGCCTGGCCGTGCTGTCGACGCTGGCCGCGCTGTCCATGGCCGGCCTGCCGCCGATGCTCGGTTTCGTGGGCAAGGAGGCCGCCTACGAGGCGTTCCTGCTCGAAGGCGGTGTCCGCGGCGGGCTGGTCCTGGCCGTCCTGGTCGGTGGCTCGCTGCTGACGGCGGCCTACACCGCACGGTTCCTGTGGGGCGCGTTCTCGACCAAGGGATCGCAGCCCACCGGTGGCGACCCGGTGCCGCCCGGCCTGTCCGGCCCGGCCTGGCTGTGCGCGCTGGCCGGCCTGGCCGCCGGGTTCGCCGCGCCCACGGTGCAGGAGCTGGCCGCGGCGTACGCCCGCCCGTTGCCGGCACTCGGCGACCCGGGTGCCGCGCAGTACACCCTCGCACTCTGGCACGGCGTCGGGCCGGCGCTGCTGCTCTCGGTGGTCGCCGTCGCCGGCGGCCTGCTGCTGCACCGCTCCGGGATCCCGGGGAGCCTGCACGTCCGGTTCCCCGCGCCGTCCGCGCAGCGCGGCTACGAGGCGGTCGTGACCGGTCTGGAACGGACGGCCATCGCCGTCACCGGTCGGCTGCAGATCGGGTCGCTTCCGGTGTACCTGGGCTGCATCCTGGCCGTCCTGGTCGCGCTGCCCGGCACGATGCTGCTGGTGGGGGGCGCGATGCCCGGGAACCAGCAGCTCTTCCACTCGGTCATGCAGGTCCCGGTCGGGCTGATGGTCGTCGTCGCCGCGCTCGCGCTGACCCGGGCCCGGCGCCGGTTCACCGCGGTGCTGCTGGTCGGCGCGGTCGGCTACGGCATCGGCGGGCTGTTCGTCATCGACGGTGCCCCGGACCTCGCGCTCGCCCAGTTCCTGGTGGAGACGCTCACGCTGGTCGCGTTCGTGTTCGTGCTGCGGCGGCTGCCCGCGCACTTCGCCGAGCCGGACGCCGGCCGCCGGGTCCGCGCTCCGAAGGTGGTGACGGCCGCGTGCGGCGGCCTGCTCGTCGCCGGGATGGCGGTGGTGCTGTCCGGGGCCCGGACGCTGCCGCCGTCGACCACCGCACCGTTCGTCGCGAACGCACCCGAGGCCGGGGCCACCAACCTCATCAGCGCGATCCTGGTCGACTTCCGGGCGCTGGACACCATCGGGGAGATCACCGTCCTGCTCATCTGCGCCGCCGGTACCGCCGGCCTCGTGCTCGCCACCCGCTACGACCGGAGGACCGACGACGCCCGGACCGGCGAGACCGTCGTGAACAGCGGTGCCGGTGTGCCGGAGCACGAGAAGGAGGTGCTGGGATGA
- a CDS encoding uracil-DNA glycosylase — MAAKPLHEVVEAGWAQALEPVADTVTRMGEFLRAELAAGRRYLPAGANVLRAFQQPFESVRVLIVGQDPYPTPGHAVGLSFSVAPETRPLPRSLQNIFREYSEDLGHPAPSTGDLSPWTEQGVLLLNRCLTVAPGEPGSHRNKGWEEVTEQAIRALVARDAEPMVAILWGRDARNLAPLLTDVPLIESAHPSPMSADRGFFGSRPFSRANDLLEEIGGEPVDWKLP; from the coding sequence ATGGCCGCGAAACCGCTGCACGAGGTCGTCGAGGCCGGCTGGGCGCAGGCCCTGGAACCGGTCGCCGACACCGTGACCCGGATGGGCGAGTTCCTGCGGGCCGAGCTCGCCGCCGGGCGTCGCTACCTGCCCGCCGGGGCGAACGTGCTCCGCGCGTTCCAGCAGCCGTTCGAGTCGGTCCGGGTGCTGATCGTCGGGCAGGACCCGTACCCGACGCCCGGGCACGCGGTGGGGCTCTCGTTCTCGGTCGCGCCGGAGACCCGGCCGCTGCCGCGCTCGCTGCAGAACATCTTCCGCGAGTACAGCGAGGACCTCGGGCACCCGGCGCCGTCGACCGGGGACCTGTCGCCGTGGACCGAGCAGGGCGTGCTGCTGCTCAACCGGTGTCTCACCGTCGCCCCGGGCGAGCCCGGCTCGCACCGCAACAAGGGCTGGGAGGAGGTCACCGAGCAGGCCATCCGGGCGCTCGTCGCCCGGGACGCCGAGCCGATGGTCGCGATCCTCTGGGGCCGCGACGCACGCAACCTCGCCCCGCTGCTGACCGACGTGCCGCTCATCGAGTCGGCGCACCCGTCCCCGATGTCGGCCGACCGCGGGTTCTTCGGGTCGCGGCCGTTCAGCCGGGCGAACGACCTGCTGGAGGAGATCGGCGGGGAGCCCGTTGACTGGAAGCTGCCCTGA
- a CDS encoding Na+/H+ antiporter subunit E, producing the protein MSEDRTTRDPARGGPGPAGDGEVGRPGADVQPAGAGPGSPDAGVDASGASAAPPGATADSPEGRHDQQVSGAETGEDGKPAGDGRPEPPRLRGHLLRRVPQVLALALVWVLLWATLTPATIVGGLLVGLLVTALFPLPLLPERLPLRPLKVLRLVGFLLQDLVVSGVRVSMVTLVHGPRARSGIVALPLCTGSDRTVTTLVAACALTPGSFVLQIDRERRRWYVYALGLHRPGAVERVRRDMMTLQRRVVDALGSEADIRSCRDAVAAVAAGRDGSEGSGTP; encoded by the coding sequence GTGAGCGAGGACCGCACGACCCGCGACCCCGCGCGGGGCGGCCCCGGTCCCGCCGGCGACGGCGAGGTGGGCCGGCCCGGGGCGGACGTGCAGCCGGCGGGAGCGGGCCCCGGCTCGCCGGACGCGGGCGTGGACGCATCGGGGGCGTCTGCCGCCCCACCGGGGGCGACCGCCGACTCACCCGAGGGGCGCCACGACCAGCAGGTGTCGGGCGCCGAGACCGGTGAGGACGGTAAACCGGCCGGTGACGGCCGTCCGGAGCCGCCCCGGCTGCGCGGCCACCTGCTGCGCCGCGTCCCGCAGGTGCTGGCGCTGGCGCTCGTGTGGGTACTGCTGTGGGCCACCCTCACCCCGGCGACGATCGTCGGCGGCCTGCTCGTCGGGTTGCTGGTGACGGCGCTGTTCCCGCTGCCGCTGCTGCCGGAGCGGCTCCCGTTGCGCCCGCTGAAGGTGCTTCGGCTGGTCGGCTTCCTGCTGCAGGACCTCGTCGTCTCGGGCGTGCGGGTGAGCATGGTGACGCTGGTGCACGGGCCGCGGGCCCGGTCCGGGATCGTCGCCCTGCCGCTGTGCACCGGCTCGGACCGCACGGTCACGACGCTCGTCGCGGCGTGCGCGCTGACCCCCGGCAGCTTCGTCCTGCAGATCGACCGCGAGCGGCGGCGCTGGTACGTGTACGCGCTCGGGCTGCACCGGCCGGGCGCCGTCGAGCGGGTGCGCCGGGACATGATGACGCTGCAGCGCCGCGTGGTCGACGCGCTCGGCAGCGAGGCCGACATCCGGAGCTGCCGGGACGCCGTGGCCGCGGTCGCCGCGGGCCGCGACGGATCCGAGGGGAGTGGGACACCGTGA
- a CDS encoding Na+/H+ antiporter subunit D: MQVCVTLPVLLPMLGAATSVIVGRHASLQRVVGVVTLAAACVVAAVLLVAADAHGPVVAELGGWSAPTGIVLVADRASALLLLISTLVTLAVLVYAIDQRISDYGRETASTTFHPIFLLLSAGVSLAYLTGDLFTLFVAFEIMLASSYVLITRRTSASRIRSGMTYVIVSLMSSLLFLTAVALVYAATGTVNLADLAGRVELLPDGLKTVLALVLVVVFGIKAAIVPLHFWLPDSYPNAPAPVTALFAGLLTKVGIYALLRTQTLVFPQDHPSTLLLVIAAVTMVVGALGAVAQDDLNRLLSFLLVSHIGFMLFGLAVYTPSGIAGTALYVVHHITVQATLFLVSGLITRRTGTVSIAQMGGLAQTAPHLAVLFAIPAITLAGLPPTSGFVAKLALLRAGADAGTAASVVTGVVVLASLLTLYAVTRVWVRVFWGAPKEPLVDDDPNDELVVGTARSARGMYVGAASLVVVSLVIALFAGPLSAVTSRAGADLQDRGPYRSAVLGPDEVPGGSGPEPVATVPDGRGTAPVAAVPDGPGTAPVAAVPGGSVAGAREGAGP; encoded by the coding sequence CTGCAGGTGTGCGTGACGCTGCCGGTGTTGCTGCCGATGCTCGGTGCGGCGACCAGCGTGATCGTCGGCCGGCACGCCTCGCTGCAGCGCGTGGTCGGCGTCGTGACCCTCGCCGCGGCCTGCGTGGTCGCCGCCGTCCTGCTGGTCGCCGCGGACGCGCACGGCCCGGTCGTCGCCGAGCTCGGTGGGTGGTCGGCCCCGACGGGCATCGTGCTGGTCGCCGACCGGGCGTCGGCGCTGCTGCTGCTCATCTCGACGCTGGTCACCCTCGCGGTGCTGGTGTACGCGATCGACCAGCGGATCTCCGACTACGGCCGGGAGACGGCCAGCACCACCTTCCACCCGATCTTCCTGCTGCTGTCCGCCGGCGTCTCGCTGGCCTACCTGACCGGGGACCTGTTCACCCTGTTCGTCGCGTTCGAGATCATGCTGGCGTCCAGCTACGTGCTGATCACGCGGCGGACCTCGGCGTCCCGGATCCGGTCCGGCATGACGTACGTGATCGTCTCGCTGATGTCGTCGCTGCTGTTCCTCACCGCGGTCGCGCTGGTGTACGCGGCGACCGGCACGGTCAACCTGGCCGACCTCGCCGGCCGGGTCGAGTTGCTGCCGGACGGGCTGAAGACGGTCCTCGCGCTGGTCCTCGTCGTGGTGTTCGGGATCAAGGCCGCGATCGTCCCGCTGCACTTCTGGCTGCCCGACAGCTATCCCAACGCCCCCGCACCGGTCACCGCCCTGTTCGCCGGCCTGCTGACCAAGGTCGGGATCTACGCGCTGCTGCGCACCCAGACGCTCGTCTTCCCCCAGGACCATCCCTCGACGCTGCTGCTGGTGATCGCCGCCGTCACCATGGTCGTCGGCGCGCTGGGTGCCGTCGCGCAGGACGACCTCAACCGCCTGCTGTCGTTCCTGCTGGTCAGCCACATCGGGTTCATGCTGTTCGGGCTGGCGGTCTACACCCCGTCCGGGATCGCGGGGACGGCGCTCTACGTCGTCCACCACATCACGGTGCAGGCCACGCTGTTCCTGGTCAGCGGGTTGATCACGCGGCGGACCGGGACGGTGTCGATCGCCCAGATGGGCGGGCTCGCGCAGACCGCGCCGCACCTGGCGGTGCTGTTCGCGATCCCGGCGATCACGCTGGCCGGGCTGCCGCCGACCTCGGGTTTCGTCGCGAAGCTCGCGCTGCTGCGGGCCGGTGCGGACGCGGGGACGGCGGCCTCGGTCGTCACCGGGGTCGTCGTGCTGGCCAGCCTGCTCACGCTGTACGCGGTGACCCGGGTGTGGGTGCGGGTGTTCTGGGGCGCCCCGAAGGAACCCCTGGTCGACGACGACCCGAACGACGAGCTGGTCGTCGGGACCGCCCGCAGCGCGCGCGGCATGTACGTCGGTGCCGCGTCGCTGGTGGTGGTCAGCCTCGTCATCGCGCTGTTCGCCGGGCCGCTGTCGGCGGTCACCTCGCGGGCCGGGGCCGACCTGCAGGACCGGGGCCCGTACCGGAGCGCGGTGCTCGGCCCGGACGAGGTGCCCGGTGGATCCGGGCCGGAGCCGGTCGCGACGGTCCCTGATGGACGCGGGACTGCGCCGGTCGCGGCGGTCCCCGATGGACCCGGGACTGCGCCGGTCGCGGCGGTCCCCGGGGGTTCCGTGGCCGGCGCGCGCGAGGGGGCGGGCCCGTGA
- the mnhG gene encoding monovalent cation/H(+) antiporter subunit G produces the protein MAISDVLSAALLLAGGLSCLLGALGLVRLPDLPARLQATTKPQTLGLMLILLGVAIRLEFVNSATLVLVMLFQVLTAPVISQVVGRSAYRSGAIDRDSLVVDDLAAWTEADGDDTSHGRTARDEGGVRPDR, from the coding sequence ATGGCGATCTCCGACGTGCTGTCCGCAGCGCTGCTGCTCGCCGGCGGGCTGTCCTGCCTGCTGGGCGCGCTCGGCCTGGTCCGGCTGCCCGACCTACCGGCCCGGCTGCAGGCGACGACGAAGCCGCAGACCCTCGGGCTGATGCTGATCCTGCTGGGCGTCGCGATCCGGCTGGAGTTCGTGAACTCGGCGACGCTGGTGCTCGTGATGCTGTTCCAGGTGCTGACCGCTCCGGTGATCTCCCAGGTGGTCGGACGGTCGGCGTACCGCAGCGGCGCGATCGACCGGGACTCGCTGGTGGTCGACGACCTGGCGGCGTGGACGGAGGCCGACGGCGACGACACTTCCCACGGGCGGACCGCTCGTGACGAGGGCGGTGTGCGGCCCGACCGGTAG
- a CDS encoding HNH endonuclease signature motif containing protein, which translates to MAEVVELIDRAAGLPPGPELAATLAELAWEKLPNDRLVEVLQARDRQLAHEHAGFYAGLVEISHAAALADLPENTASRAEAVVRSEDQFEWAAGEIAAGLTWTRARAERELGFATTLCQRLPWVFTALEEGRIDLAKARVLVDYLDPGTGDLTAEQARKLCDRFLPQAPGWTTAQLRDRLYRALLHLNPALRRRRYQRAVQARGLVLYLDPHTGTATLTGTGLPADEAAAAAARLDRLAAACRRAGHPGTLAQISTDLYLGMLDGAFHGLTEAEIIDRLLASPRPEDQPTDTTTGDTDTADTDDGEVGAGESGFGAADTGPDTGSDTEADVDSAAEIDSDVDSDGYSEADVHSAAGSDSGSGDSADRDPTERDTGPGPATGTGSATRTSPGTGSISAGGPSTGPAGDPLAAEQPAQDRWAHDRVATREGIELRVGLGTLAGRDDRPGDIPGLGPITAHTARTAATTQRRGARWIFAITDPDGYLLLAGPLRRRPRTRAPNGPNPPGTPNRENPPGAPSGAPPVRGGVVELHISLDELDRYAADPGLADWHPLLAEIARAWADRDTRRTRLDADPTARFARGPLATHIHVRDRTCIGPGCTRPARRSELDHTTDHDHGGPTVPANIGPACGRHHADKDRGWTLTQPEPGRFCWKSPLGRTYRTRGEPVRPDLPDPEPTAPESQEHEQPGEQSAAEVDGDLRKHDTPLLQRPATNPPLPPPPKPKPKRKPDDEPPPF; encoded by the coding sequence ATGGCCGAGGTGGTGGAGCTGATCGACCGGGCAGCAGGATTGCCGCCCGGCCCGGAGCTCGCCGCCACCCTGGCCGAACTGGCGTGGGAGAAGCTGCCCAACGACCGCCTGGTCGAGGTGCTGCAGGCCCGCGACCGCCAGCTCGCCCACGAACACGCCGGGTTCTACGCCGGGCTGGTGGAGATCAGCCACGCGGCCGCGCTGGCCGACCTGCCCGAGAACACCGCCTCTCGGGCCGAGGCCGTTGTGCGGTCGGAAGACCAGTTCGAGTGGGCCGCCGGGGAGATCGCCGCCGGGCTGACCTGGACCCGGGCCCGCGCCGAACGCGAGCTCGGGTTCGCCACCACCCTGTGCCAGCGGCTGCCGTGGGTGTTCACCGCCCTCGAGGAGGGTCGGATCGACCTGGCCAAGGCCCGGGTGCTGGTCGACTACCTCGACCCCGGCACCGGGGACCTCACCGCCGAGCAGGCCCGGAAGCTGTGCGACCGGTTCCTGCCCCAGGCGCCGGGGTGGACCACCGCCCAGCTGCGCGACCGGCTCTACCGGGCCCTGCTGCACCTGAACCCGGCCCTGCGGCGGCGCCGCTACCAGCGTGCCGTGCAGGCCCGCGGCCTGGTGCTCTACCTGGACCCGCACACCGGCACCGCCACCCTGACCGGCACCGGGCTGCCCGCCGACGAGGCCGCCGCCGCGGCCGCCCGCCTGGACCGGCTGGCCGCCGCCTGCCGGCGGGCCGGACACCCCGGCACCCTGGCCCAGATCAGCACCGATCTGTATCTGGGGATGCTCGACGGCGCCTTCCACGGCCTGACCGAGGCCGAGATCATCGACCGGCTCCTGGCCTCCCCACGCCCCGAAGACCAGCCCACCGACACCACCACCGGCGACACCGACACGGCCGACACTGACGACGGCGAGGTCGGCGCGGGCGAGTCCGGCTTCGGGGCCGCTGACACCGGGCCCGACACCGGGTCCGACACCGAGGCGGACGTCGACTCGGCCGCCGAGATCGACTCGGACGTCGACTCCGACGGCTACTCCGAAGCGGACGTCCACTCGGCCGCCGGCTCCGACTCCGGTTCCGGCGACTCTGCTGATCGTGATCCCACCGAACGTGACACCGGACCCGGCCCCGCCACCGGCACCGGCTCCGCCACCAGAACCAGCCCTGGGACCGGGTCGATTTCTGCGGGCGGGCCGTCGACCGGCCCGGCCGGGGACCCGCTCGCGGCCGAGCAGCCGGCCCAGGACCGGTGGGCGCACGACCGGGTCGCCACCCGCGAAGGCATCGAACTCCGCGTCGGACTCGGCACCCTGGCCGGCCGCGACGACCGCCCCGGCGACATCCCCGGCCTCGGCCCGATCACCGCCCACACCGCCCGCACCGCCGCCACCACCCAACGCCGCGGCGCCCGCTGGATCTTCGCCATCACCGACCCCGACGGCTACCTCCTGCTGGCCGGCCCCCTGCGCCGCCGCCCCCGCACCCGTGCCCCGAACGGCCCGAACCCGCCCGGCACACCGAACCGGGAGAACCCGCCCGGCGCCCCGTCGGGCGCGCCGCCGGTGCGCGGCGGCGTCGTCGAGCTCCACATCAGCCTCGACGAACTCGACCGCTATGCCGCCGACCCCGGGCTGGCCGATTGGCACCCACTGCTGGCCGAGATCGCCCGCGCCTGGGCCGACCGCGACACCCGGCGCACCCGACTCGACGCCGATCCCACCGCCCGGTTCGCCCGCGGACCACTGGCCACCCACATCCACGTCCGCGACCGCACCTGCATCGGCCCCGGCTGCACCCGCCCGGCCCGACGCTCCGAGCTCGACCACACCACCGACCACGACCACGGCGGACCGACCGTGCCGGCCAACATCGGGCCCGCCTGCGGCCGCCACCACGCCGACAAGGACCGCGGCTGGACCCTGACCCAACCCGAACCCGGCCGGTTCTGCTGGAAGAGCCCCTTGGGGCGCACCTACCGCACCCGCGGCGAACCCGTCCGCCCCGACCTCCCCGACCCCGAGCCGACCGCGCCCGAGTCGCAGGAGCACGAGCAGCCGGGCGAGCAGAGCGCCGCCGAAGTCGACGGGGACCTGCGGAAACACGACACACCGCTGCTGCAACGCCCGGCGACCAACCCGCCCCTGCCACCACCACCGAAACCGAAACCGAAACGGAAGCCGGACGACGAGCCGCCACCGTTCTGA
- a CDS encoding monovalent cation/H+ antiporter complex subunit F, producing MTAVYAVVLAMLTTAALLTLARLLRGPTTLDRIAALDVFVVLIVAAAAVYAAIYSDGSNIPLLAAVALIALVGSATAARLVERWERHR from the coding sequence GTGACCGCCGTGTACGCCGTGGTGCTGGCCATGCTGACCACGGCGGCGCTGCTGACCCTGGCGCGGCTGCTGAGGGGCCCGACCACGCTGGACCGGATCGCCGCGCTGGACGTCTTCGTGGTGCTCATCGTGGCCGCGGCCGCGGTGTACGCCGCGATCTACTCGGACGGGTCGAACATCCCGCTGCTGGCGGCCGTCGCCCTGATCGCGCTCGTCGGCTCGGCGACGGCGGCCCGGCTCGTCGAGCGATGGGAGCGGCACCGCTGA
- a CDS encoding DUF1707 domain-containing protein has product MTDPDSIRISDADREAAARRLHDALGEGRITLVELEERLDAVYAARTAAELRPPLSDLPGGLPPSVTAAAGAPVDPAERVHLRTGAGTVKRTGDWQVPAALRLTTSMGTIHLDLSEVRRLPPRIDVEVSTGMGEIVLVLPEGGSAEVDGVRGSWGEVKTKVPAAPGGTGPHLVVHGKVGMGSLTVRASRKGWWKAVLG; this is encoded by the coding sequence GTGACCGACCCGGACTCGATCCGCATCTCCGACGCCGACCGGGAGGCCGCCGCCCGCCGGCTGCACGACGCGCTCGGCGAGGGCCGGATCACCCTTGTCGAGCTCGAGGAGCGGTTGGACGCCGTCTACGCCGCCCGGACGGCCGCGGAGCTGCGCCCGCCACTGTCCGACCTGCCGGGCGGGCTCCCGCCCTCGGTGACGGCCGCGGCAGGGGCACCGGTGGACCCGGCGGAGCGCGTGCACCTGCGGACCGGGGCCGGCACGGTCAAGCGCACCGGGGACTGGCAGGTGCCCGCGGCGCTGCGGCTCACGACGAGCATGGGCACCATCCACCTGGACCTCTCCGAGGTACGCCGGCTGCCGCCGCGGATCGACGTCGAGGTGTCGACGGGCATGGGCGAGATCGTGCTCGTGCTGCCCGAGGGTGGCAGCGCCGAGGTCGACGGCGTGCGGGGCTCCTGGGGCGAGGTGAAGACGAAGGTCCCCGCCGCGCCCGGTGGCACCGGACCGCACCTCGTCGTGCACGGCAAGGTGGGCATGGGGTCGCTCACCGTGCGGGCCTCTCGGAAGGGCTGGTGGAAGGCCGTCCTGGGGTAG
- a CDS encoding gamma carbonic anhydrase family protein — protein MPVYALGDAEPDIHPTAYVHPDAVVIGNVTLGPESTVWPTAVLRGDDGRIEVGARTSIQDGSIIHTTLRRATVIGDEVTVGHNVHIEAATIADRALISSGSVVLNGSEIGEGAVVAAGAVVSPNAEVPAYRMALGVPARVREGYEVPADRWKHSVESYVDRGRRFRAQLRKLEG, from the coding sequence GTGCCTGTGTACGCGCTCGGTGACGCCGAACCGGACATCCATCCGACCGCCTACGTCCACCCGGACGCCGTCGTGATCGGCAACGTGACGCTCGGCCCGGAGTCGACGGTCTGGCCGACCGCCGTGCTGCGCGGCGACGACGGCCGCATCGAGGTCGGCGCCCGCACGAGCATCCAGGACGGCTCGATCATCCACACCACCCTGCGCCGGGCGACGGTGATCGGCGACGAGGTGACGGTCGGGCACAACGTGCACATCGAGGCGGCGACGATCGCCGACCGGGCGCTGATCTCGTCCGGCTCGGTGGTGCTCAACGGCTCGGAGATCGGGGAGGGCGCGGTCGTCGCTGCCGGCGCGGTCGTGTCGCCGAACGCCGAGGTTCCGGCGTACCGGATGGCGCTCGGTGTCCCCGCCCGGGTGCGGGAGGGCTACGAGGTCCCCGCCGACCGGTGGAAGCACTCCGTGGAGTCCTACGTGGACCGCGGGCGGCGGTTCCGTGCACAGCTGCGGAAGCTGGAGGGCTGA
- a CDS encoding MnhB domain-containing protein, with product MTARDTSADRASGPPPEAPPERPPPGGSGRWDQPSAGWMLPGTTPDSRGRTLVLEAAARLLFPTVLVFSLYLLLEGHYGPGGGFSGGLVAGLAFVLRHIAGSEDPGAPFGIRPPVIAGTGLVIAVLTALAPVVAGDPVLSSTKWYLPLGPFGQVDVVSSLILDVGVYLLIIGVVLDLLRSLGSGIARDARAAGEHLPPGTAGGDR from the coding sequence ATGACCGCGCGCGACACCTCGGCGGACCGGGCCTCGGGCCCGCCCCCGGAGGCGCCACCGGAGCGGCCGCCGCCCGGTGGATCCGGCCGGTGGGACCAGCCGAGCGCCGGGTGGATGCTGCCCGGCACCACCCCGGACTCCCGCGGGCGCACCCTGGTGCTCGAGGCGGCCGCCCGGCTGCTGTTCCCGACCGTGCTCGTGTTCTCGCTGTACCTGCTGCTCGAGGGGCACTACGGGCCGGGCGGCGGCTTCTCCGGGGGGCTGGTCGCCGGGCTGGCGTTCGTGCTCCGGCACATCGCCGGCAGCGAGGACCCCGGCGCTCCGTTCGGGATCCGCCCGCCGGTGATCGCCGGGACCGGGCTGGTCATCGCCGTCCTCACCGCGCTCGCCCCGGTGGTGGCCGGAGACCCGGTGCTGTCCTCGACGAAGTGGTACCTCCCGCTCGGGCCGTTCGGCCAGGTCGACGTCGTGAGCAGCCTGATCCTCGACGTCGGGGTCTACCTGCTCATCATCGGCGTGGTGCTGGACCTGCTGCGCTCGCTGGGCTCGGGCATCGCCCGGGACGCCCGCGCGGCCGGCGAGCACCTCCCGCCCGGGACCGCGGGAGGTGACCGGTGA
- a CDS encoding Na(+)/H(+) antiporter subunit C, whose amino-acid sequence MALVLAVLYSVGFYLLMQRSLMRVLMGIVVLGHGANLLLQLAGGPPGRAPIMDAVLPEEITDPLPQALALTAIVITFALTTYLLALGYRSWVLVGHDEVQDDVEDRRIAARTPDGAMEEGTAEETDAGPEDTADSHELEEARR is encoded by the coding sequence ATGGCGCTGGTCCTCGCCGTGCTCTACTCCGTCGGGTTCTACCTGCTCATGCAGCGGTCGCTGATGCGGGTGCTGATGGGCATCGTCGTGCTCGGGCACGGCGCGAACCTGCTGCTCCAGCTGGCGGGTGGTCCACCCGGCCGGGCGCCGATCATGGACGCCGTCCTGCCGGAGGAGATCACCGACCCGCTGCCGCAGGCGCTCGCGCTGACCGCCATCGTGATCACTTTCGCGTTGACCACCTACCTGCTGGCGCTGGGCTACCGGTCCTGGGTGCTCGTCGGGCACGACGAGGTGCAGGACGACGTCGAGGACCGCCGCATCGCCGCCCGCACCCCGGACGGCGCGATGGAGGAGGGCACCGCGGAGGAGACCGACGCCGGGCCCGAGGACACCGCCGACTCGCACGAGCTCGAGGAGGCCCGCCGGTGA